The genomic interval GAGAAAAACGCTAACGATTGGTTTATGACGACGACCATTCATATTTCAAATAAACCTCGGCTAACTGTAAGGACCGCTTTTCCTCACGGTATCATCAAAATTAAACAGCGATAACCTGTTTGAAACCCGGGGCTGCTCTGAGGCCACCGTTCAGGGCGTCTACCTGAGTTAATCTGGGCCGAACGGAAATACACCATCGAAGCGGGTATGACCCAAGATACCGATGTTGAATATTTGATTGGTTACGAAGGCGCGGGCGAGGCGGACGATACCTATATCCAGATCTACACCGAATGGGTAAATCAGGACGGTACAGCGATCCCGGACGCGTTGGCCGATTATGGGTTTACAGGACGGGTGGCTTACAGCGCCAGTGCCCACGAACTTCAGGATGCCAGTCAGGTGGGCACCGCCCGATTCAGCATCAAACCCGGCACCCATGCCCAGGTGATCCGCCTGCCCGGCCAGAATTGGGGCAACCAGCATTTTTACGTGCAGGCGTTTGGTGTGCCGTATGGCGAATACCAGGACTTTGCGCTGGGGAGTCAGAGCCGGGGGTTGGACTCGGATAACCTGAGTGGTGTGGCTGAGAATGCATATCGTCCGAAGCGGTTTGTTCCGGTGAAGGTACCGGTGTATGACGAAGAAGCCAGTTTGCTGCAGGAGCAGGCATTCTTTATCTACAAAAATGAGCAAATGGGCGCAGGGGTTGATCCAGACACATTGGACAAGCCTGAAGGACTATATACCTGGATCTCCAGACCGGAATATCAGTTCAGTGTGTACGACCTAAGTGTCAGTCAGATCAATGTGCAGAACCAGCAGGAAGATGGGAGTATTGAAAGCACTAATATTCTGGAACAAGACAATGCAGTACTGCCACTCAATGGCACGCTGGAAATCTTATACGACTTGGCTGTGGGTGGTGACAAGCTACCCACCTATACCAGTGATGGCAGTTCTCTGATTCTCAATGTTGCTGGTAAAGAAGTGAAAATGTCCGTGACTGAAAACGGCAGCTTGGCATTTAACGACTTGTCCCAGATCAGCTATCTGGGCTCTGAGGATTATCTGATGATCAGCATCTACAGTAACCAGGATGCCGCAAATATTCTTTGGGAGTATGTCGCTAATGGCGCCATCTTTATTGAAAAACAAGACCCGGACTATAAAGATCTACCTCTCAAGTGGGATGATTATTATCCCGCCATAGGCAATAAAACCTTGGTGATCCGCAGCGCAGACACATCGGATGCCATGATAGGACGAACGATCCGCGCCACTATTTTGCACCCAACCGGAGACACATCGGTACGAATTCGTGCCAAGGGTGGAGAGGTGACATCCGCCACCACAGCAGAAGCCACATTGGTCAAAGAAGGCCCTTACCTAAGCGCAAAATTTGAGCTGATGGGGAGCAATCTTGAGCCGAGTATTCCGGCGAACCAAAACATGGATAACACTCAAATTCGGTTTGAGCTATTGTCTGCGAATAGCAACACAGCAGAAGAAACCATAGAAGGGATCTGGTATACCCGCAACAATTCCAATGTCACTCTAGAAGAAGTGCTCAGTGGTCAGGCCGTATATCTGTATGACAACAGTGGTCGTGAGAATATTAGCCAGGCTAACCACATCAGTCTGTCCGATGATGATCACAAGCGTTTTGACTATGTGCAAACATTACTCAATCAAATTATTCCAAGAAAACGTTTAGTGTTCGCCAACAATCGTAGTTTCAATTATATGGACGAAGACGGTATTTTTCTGGGAGATAGTCAGACCAAAATAGCGCTGTTTAAGCAACAGTTTCATGTGAATAATACACGGGAAAATACAGTTAATAGCTTTAACAAATTGATGAAAGACTACAGTCTGACAGACAGCAGAACTGAGTGGATGAATAAATTTGTGGATAAAATCCTTTTGATTGGGCAACAGCTGGATCAAAGCACACAACCAAATACTGCAGACACTGATGATACGGGTTTATATGAACTGTATCAAAATGCAGTGGTGCCATTCGTGGATGCGATGATTGCCGAAGCGGATTTGTATGCTGGCGATGCCGGAGACAGTAATAATACGGTTCCAACAGATCAATGGGTCGCTCGAACGGGCGAGGACGCAACAGAGCATGGGGCAGATATGAGCTATTGTTTTGGGTGTAAACAGACGATAGCGCAATTTAATAGTACAGTGGTGAATTGTCGGGCAGAGACGGCTGCCCAGATTCAGGCCAGAGAAGCCGATGCCAATCAGACAAACTATCGCGGACATGTGACGGTGGATGCAGAGGGCAATTGTGCGGTAGCGACTACGGGTGGTGGCCGTTGGGCTGGGTTGTACAGTTCTTATCGGGGCCGTGGAGAATGGTCTGTATGGCATGCAGGGGCCGAAAATTCGGAAGGATTTAATCCAAAGTACTGGTCTGGCATTGATTGCAGTGGACTGGTGGAGAAAGCTGTAAATGCAGGTCGAGACGATGTACAAGATTTGGCGATAAGCATTCCGAGAGGCCCGGGGTTGACTGGATCACAAGGATTTTTTGAGAATAATGCACATGTTTATTTTACTAATTATGATACGGATGGCGAAGGTGCGCATCCTCATGAGCAAAAGCTCAGGAAAGGCGATTTAGTGAGATATAATAAGCATGTTTCAATAGTGTATAGTGATCCGAACTCAGTGACGGGATATTCATATCAGATTGTCCATGCATATGGGAATCATATGTATGATGACGATAAAGATCGTGATACGCCTCCTTTATTTTCTCGAAAAGTAATCGTAACTCGCCATGATATAAAAACTCCAACTGGCTTTGGGAGAATCAAGCTATGGGACTAAGAATTTCAGTAACACTGCTACTCGTGTTTTTTTTAAATACGAGCGCTTTAGCAGAGTGGTTGGATGGCAATGTTCTTATTGCTGGTACTTGGGGGGATGAAGAAAACCAGTTCGGTATACTATATGAAGATACATCTGATACTTTGCCTGGCCCATATGATATCTCAGGTATGGGGAACATTGTTATGGCAGATAAAGTAAATGGGCGATTTAAGATTTATGCTTCTAATGGTTTATTACAGTCTATAGTTGTTCCGCCTGTAAATCGGCCGTCATGGTGGACCATTGTTCCAGTATTTGTTGGTGAAAAAATTTCCCTTATTTTGGATAATTTTTATTTTTATGACTTAACTGGTGATTTAATAAATACGACCGCTAGTCCCAAAAAGGCTCGTAAAGATCAAGATGTTGATAATGTCCTATATATATATCAAACGAAGCCAATCGATCAGTGGGTAACGTATTCTCAAACAGGCGATCTATTAAATACGTACGCTCAGAAGCCTCTCATACTCGGCCGAATTTCTGATCATATTTTTGTGTATGACGAAAAGAAGCAACATACAACCACCGTTCAATTCGACGATAATTCATGGACCCTCGTGGGGAAATATGGAGATTGTTTTCAACGTGATGATGCTGGCCATTTATACTGTGTCAGTGATCGCTATGTCACTCGTTACAATCAGTGTGGTAAAACAGTGGCTCGGCTTGCAATTCCTGAAGACGATATTACGGTTATCCCCAATAATGTTCCGGGTGTTGAAGATCAGTGGATCGTAAATTCCGCCTACATGGATCTTAAAATCGATGCCCATGGAAACGCCTATGCCACACGCCGAACCCCGGATAATTACTCCCTGGTTAAATGGACCTGGCAGGATTCCGATAACGACAGAAACGATGGTCCCGACGCACCGATTAATCTGATTGCCAAACAACTGGATGCTGGAACGATTGAATTGGAATGGGAAGGATCGTTACAAGATCCTGGGTGTGTCAGTGGTTATAAAGTTTCTCGTACCGAAATCTCAGGTGATAAAGGCACGGAAATTCTATCCTTGGGAACAGGTGTCCGAAAGGCTTATGACACCAACATAGAAGCAGGTAAAACGTATTATTATCGGGTACAGGCTTTATC from Gynuella sunshinyii YC6258 carries:
- a CDS encoding fibronectin type III domain-containing protein, which translates into the protein MGLRISVTLLLVFFLNTSALAEWLDGNVLIAGTWGDEENQFGILYEDTSDTLPGPYDISGMGNIVMADKVNGRFKIYASNGLLQSIVVPPVNRPSWWTIVPVFVGEKISLILDNFYFYDLTGDLINTTASPKKARKDQDVDNVLYIYQTKPIDQWVTYSQTGDLLNTYAQKPLILGRISDHIFVYDEKKQHTTTVQFDDNSWTLVGKYGDCFQRDDAGHLYCVSDRYVTRYNQCGKTVARLAIPEDDITVIPNNVPGVEDQWIVNSAYMDLKIDAHGNAYATRRTPDNYSLVKWTWQDSDNDRNDGPDAPINLIAKQLDAGTIELEWEGSLQDPGCVSGYKVSRTEISGDKGTEILSLGTGVRKAYDTNIEAGKTYYYRVQALSGVSDSDLSNEAVITTE